The following are from one region of the Granulimonas faecalis genome:
- a CDS encoding class B sortase, whose protein sequence is MNVAIAAVVVAAILAVLAVYGTSALEGQAMRDLAQGSGPGTTAGQEAGIDWEALRAENPAVAAWLTVEGTPIDCPVLQATEDDPSFWLSRNFWGERSLCGSAVIDPATDAYGLHTLVYGHHVDDWRAFSPLWRAWTPEVFGSLGTVTWSVPEGPETFRPLFAFRCDKADPEVQRFDFSGGADGSGCDVASLRSWLSSLGTRAEASAEGWQGTAEDTSRVLTLVTCSSPWAGQRGRTVVVCARV, encoded by the coding sequence TTGAACGTCGCCATCGCTGCGGTGGTGGTGGCGGCCATCCTCGCCGTCCTGGCCGTCTACGGCACCTCGGCCCTGGAGGGGCAGGCCATGAGGGACCTCGCCCAGGGTTCCGGCCCCGGGACGACGGCGGGCCAGGAGGCCGGCATCGACTGGGAGGCCCTGAGGGCCGAGAACCCGGCCGTGGCGGCCTGGCTCACCGTGGAGGGGACCCCCATCGACTGCCCGGTGCTCCAGGCCACGGAAGACGACCCTTCCTTCTGGCTCTCCCGCAACTTCTGGGGGGAGCGGTCCTTGTGCGGCTCGGCCGTCATCGACCCCGCGACGGACGCCTACGGCCTCCACACCTTGGTCTACGGCCATCATGTGGACGACTGGCGCGCCTTCAGCCCCCTCTGGCGGGCCTGGACCCCGGAGGTCTTCGGCTCCCTGGGGACGGTCACCTGGTCGGTCCCCGAGGGCCCCGAGACCTTCCGGCCCCTCTTCGCCTTCCGCTGCGACAAGGCCGATCCCGAGGTGCAGCGCTTCGACTTTTCCGGCGGGGCGGACGGCTCCGGATGCGACGTCGCCTCTCTGAGGTCCTGGCTCTCATCCCTGGGCACCCGGGCGGAGGCGTCGGCGGAGGGCTGGCAGGGGACCGCGGAGGACACGTCCCGGGTCCTCACCCTCGTCACCTGCTCGAGCCCCTGGGCGGGGCAGCGTGGGCGCACCGTGGTGGTCTGCGCCAGGGTCTGA